One Panicum virgatum strain AP13 chromosome 3N, P.virgatum_v5, whole genome shotgun sequence DNA segment encodes these proteins:
- the LOC120664785 gene encoding chaperonin CPN60-like 2, mitochondrial encodes MYRAAASAISRSSSVLRKQLARGGGGEPQRLWARGYAAKEVAFGVGARAAMLQGVNDLADAVKVTMGPKGRTVIIDGSHKGPKITKDGVTVAKSVEFEDSAKNVGANLVKQVAEATNKVAGDGTTCATVLTQAILMEGCKAVAAGVNVMDLRNGINKAINSITAHLKSKAWKINSPEEINQVATISANGEKEIGDLISKAMEKVGKDGVITIVDGKTLDNELEAVQGMKLSRGYISPYFVTDEKTQKCEMENPLILIHDKKISNMNSLLPVLEISIKNRRPLLIVAEDVEGEALSMLVLNKHRAGLKVCAVKAPGFGDNRRHNLDDMAVMTGGEVVSEERGLDLGKVQLQMLGTAKKVTVSLDDTIILDGGGDKKQIEERCQQLRESIDTSTAMFDKEKAQERLSKLSGGVAVLKIGGASEAEVGEKKDRVTDALNAAKCAVEEGIVPGGGVALLYASKELDKISTANEDEKIGVQIIKNALKAPLMTITANAGIDGAVVIGKLTEQDDLSLGYDAARGEYVDMIKAGIIDPVKVIRTALQDAASVSLLMTTTEAAVSELPATKARIASRMPQMSGMDF; translated from the exons ATGtaccgggcggcggcgtcggcaatTTCAAGGTCCTCCTCGGTGCTGCGCAAGCAgctcgcgcggggcggcggcggggagccgcAGCGGCTGTGGGCGCGCGGGTATGCGGCGAAGGAGGTGGCCTTCGGCGtgggcgcccgcgccgccatgcTGCAGGGCGTCAACGACCTCGCCGACGCCGTCAAGGTCACCATGGGCCCCAAG GGGCGCACCGTGATTATCGATGGGTCCCATAAAGGCCCTAAAATCACGAAGGATGGGGTCACTGTTGCGAAGAGCGTGGAGTTCGAGGATAGTGCGAAGAATGTTGGTGCGAACCTGGTGAAGCAAGTTGCTGAAGCTACGAACAAGGTTGCTGGTGATG GTACCACTTGTGCAACTGTACTTACACAGGCAATTCTTATGGAAGGATGCAAGGCTGTGGCAGCTGGTGTCAATGTTATGGACTTGCGCAATGGTATAAACAAGGCGATAAATTCCATCACTGCTCACCTCAAAAGTAAAGCATGGAAGATCAATTCCCCAGAAGAAATAAACCAg GTAGCAACCATTTCTGCCAATGGTGAAAAGGAAATTGGAGATCTGATATCAAAGGCTATGGAAAAAGTTGGAAAGGATGGAGTCATTACTATTGTT GATGGCAAAACATTGGACAATGAGCTTGAAGCAGTACAGGGAATGAAGCTGTCCAGAGGATACATATCTCCTTACTTTGTGACTGATGAGAAGACTCAAAAATGT GAGATGGAGAACCCTCTGATTCTTATCCATGACAAGAAAATCTCAAACATGAATTCTCTCCTTCCAGTATTAGAAATTTCTATCAAG AATCGCAGGCCCCTTCTCATTGTGGCTGAGGATGTAGAAGGAGAAGCTCTATCAATGCTTGTACTGAACAAGCATCGCGCTGGACTCAAG GTATGTGCTGTCAAAGCTCCTGGGTTTGGTGATAACAGAAGGCACAACCTGGATGATATGGCTGTGATGACTGGGGGAGAG GTTGTTAGCGAGGAACGAGGCTTGGATCTTGGCAAAGTTCAGCTACAAATGCTTGGCACTGCCAAGAAG GTTACTGTATCTCTTGATGATACTATCATCCTAGATGGTGGAGGTGACAAAAAGCAGATAGAGGAGAGGTGCCAACAG CTTAGAGAATCTATTGACACAAGCACTGCTATGTTTGACAAAGAAAAGGCCCAAGAGCGTTTATCAAAGTTATCTGGAGGTGTTGCTGTCCTCAAG ATTGGTGGAGCTAGTGAAGCTGAAGTTGGTGAGAAAAAAGATAGGGTAACAGATGCTCTAAATGCTGCAAAGTGTGCTGTGGAGGAGGGCATCGTGCCAG GTGGTGGAGTTGCCCTTCTATATGCTTCGAAGGAGCTCGACAAGATTAGCACAGCAAATGAGGATGAAAAGATTGGAGTTCAAATTATCAAGAATGCTTTGAAG GCTCCCTTGATGACCATTACTGCAAATGCTGGCATTGATGGGGCTGTAGTCATCGGGAAGCTAACTGAACAAGATGACCTTAGTTTGGGCTATGACGCAGCAAGAG GTGAGTATGTAGATATGATTAAGGCTGGAATCATTGATCCAGTGAAGGTGATCCGCACTGCACTTCAAGATGCTGCAAG TGTTTCCTTGCTGATGACAACCACAGAAGCTGCCGTTTCTGAGCTCCCAGCAACGAAGGCCAGAATAGCCAGCCGCATGCCGCAAATGAGTGGAATGGATTTTTGA